In Juglans regia cultivar Chandler chromosome 13, Walnut 2.0, whole genome shotgun sequence, the following proteins share a genomic window:
- the LOC108997387 gene encoding ubiquitin domain-containing protein DSK2a-like, whose translation MGAEGDSSELRVNPDGVEEEQVVMINIRCSNGSKFTVRTSLKSSVSAFKTVLAQNCDVPADQQRLIYKGRILKDDQTLDSYGLQAEHTIHMVRGFASAASTPATVNATATGNSGSPDNTPGVTRGVGSNEGGGLGSAGLGGSLFPGLGFTSGLFGDGLPEFEQVQQQLTQNPNMMREIMNMPAIQGLMNNPDLMRSLITSNPQMQEIIDRNPELAHVLNDPGILRQTIEAARNPELMREMMRNTDRAMSNIESSPEGFNMLRRMYENVQEPFLNATTMGGNTGNDLSSNPFAALLGNQGGAQVRDGANNPSTTGSETTSRISSPNTNPLPNPWSNIAGGTQTTTMRPNPTGDARMPGITGLGGFGLPDMEHTLNGIPDAALLNQFLQNPAVSQMMQSLLSNPHYMNQILNLNPQLRGMVDMNPQLREMMQNPDLLRQLTNPDTIQQMLALQQSLLSRLNQQQSSQDQAQTGGTTGTPNNAAAMELMMNMFGGLGAGSLAVPNNPDVPPEELYATQLSQLQEMGFFDAQENIRALRATSGNVHAAVERLLGNPGQ comes from the exons ATGGGCGCTGAGGGTGATTCGAGCGAGTTGAGGGTCAATCCCGATGGTGTTGAAGAAGAACAAGTGGTGATGATTAATATCCGGTGCTCCAATGGCTCGAAATTTACTGTGAGGACCAGCCTCAAGTCCTCGGTTAGCGCATTCAAAACGGTATTGGCTCAGAATTGTGATGTCCCAGCTGATCAGCAGAGATTAATTTACAAAGGTCGCATCTTGAAGGATGATCAAACCCTAGATAGCTATG GTTTGCAGGCGGAGCACACCATTCACATGGTTCGTGGGTTTGCTTCAGCTGCATCAACACCTGCTACTGTAAATGCTACTGCTACTGGTAATTCTGGAAGTCCCGACAATACACCAGGAGTTACAAGGGGTGTTGGCTCAAATGAAGGTGGGGGCTTGGGAAGTGCTGGTCTTGGTGGCTCTTTATTTCCTGGATTAGGTTTCACATCTGGATTGTTTGGAGATGGTCTGCCGGAGTTTGAACAAGTGCAGCAACAGCTGACTCAGAACCCAAACATGATGAGGGAAATAATGAATATGCCTGCCATTCAGGGCCTAATGAACAATCCTGACTTAATGCGCAGCTTGATCACAAGCAATCCTCAGATGCAAGAGATCATTGACCGGAATCCAGAGCTTGCTCATGTACTTAATGACCCTGGGATTCTTCGACAGACAATAGAAGCGGCAAGGAACCCTGAGCTCATGCGTGAGATGATGCGAAACACTGACCGGGCAATGAGCAACATTGAATCTTCCCCCGAGGGATTTAACATGCTCAGACGTATGTACGAAAATGTTCAGGAGCCGTTTCTGAATGCCACAACAATGGGTGGAAACACTGGAAATGATTTGAGTTCAAACCCATTTGCAGCACTTTTGGGAAACCAAGGTGGGGCCCAAGTCAGGGATGGTGCTAATAACCCTTCGACTACTGGTTCTGAAACTACTAGCAGGATTAGTTCTCCAAATACAAATCCACTCCCTAACCCTTGGAGCAATATTGCTG GTGGTACTCAGACAACAACTATGCGTCCAAATCCTACTGGGGATGCAAGAATGCCCGGTATTACTGGTCTTGGAGGGTTCGGTCTCCCCGATATGGAACACACGTTGAATGGCATCCCAGATGCTGCTCTACTGAATCAGTTTTTGCAAAATCCAGCTGTGTCACAGATGATGCAAAGCTTACTTTCTAATCCCCATTATATGAATCAG ATTCTAAACCTCAACCCTCAACTGCGTGGCATGGTCGATATGAATCCtcaattaagagaaatgatgcAAAATCCAGACCTTCTACGTCAGTTAACTAATCCCGATACAATTCAG CAAATGCTAGCTTTACAGCAATCGCTTCTCTCCCGGCTTAATCAACAGCAATCAAGCCA GGATCAAGCTCAGACTGGTGGGACTACAG GAACACCTAATAATGCCGCAGCAATGGAATTGATGATGAACATGTTTGGTGGTCTTGGAGCTGGCAGCTTGGCTGTTCCAAATAATCCAGATG TACCCCCAGAAGAACTGTATGCAACTCAACTTTCACAGCTCCAAGAAATGGGTTTCTTTGATGCTCAGGAGAATATCAGGGCACTGCGCGCTACTTCTGGGAATGTCCACGCCGCAGTAGAGCGACTTTTGGGGAATCCCGGGCAATAA
- the LOC108997388 gene encoding uncharacterized protein LOC108997388 isoform X3: MMVQQTIDSKFSEYGMGSTENDLPTRDKQLSVAVKKTALRDLQNDNRIMMPNSTENSPLLKDRNPISDALEVSGAKKPSLECPESPPQYQSPSSNAANGHLVYVRRKSEAELGKSSTGDSSSINAECLQSRKLNHQEETTRPKSQMEPKVSCFPAFAPLPMVASMSSSGKPSVPCNLGKPGMALAPVEPNNHHVASAAPLLSNPKGSWEERYHQLKMFLRKLDEADQEEYLQMLRSFSPVELSRYAVEVEKRSIQLSLEEAKELQRVTALNVLGKCIMDFKAASTHQDRLEK, from the exons ATG ATGGTTCAACAAACAATAGACTCTAAATTCAGTGAATATGGGATGGGAAGTACTGAAAATGACTTGCCTACTCGTGATAAGCAACTGTCTGTTGCTGTAAAGAAGACGGCTTTGAGAGATCTGCAGAATGATAATAGAATTATGATGCCCAACTCTACTGAAAACTCTCCACTTCTGAAGGATAGAAATCCAATTAGTGATGCCCTTGAAGTTTCTGGTGCCAAGAAGCCCTCACTTGAGTGCCCTGAAAGCCCCCCTCAATACCAATCTCCAAGCAGCAATGCTGCAAATGGGCATCTTGTCTATGTACGTAGAAAATCTGAAGCAGAACTAGGCAAGAGCAGCACTGGTGATAGCTCAAGCATTAATGCCGAATGCCTGCAGTCAAGGAAACTCAATCACCAGGAGGAGACCACCCGACCCAAATCCCAGATGGAGCCAAAGGTCTCTTGCTTTCCGGCATTTGCTCCTCTTCCAATGGTGGCATCCATGAGCTCATCTGGAAAACCTTCAGTTCCTTGTAATCTTGGGAAGCCTGGTATGGCGTTAGCACCAGTAGAGCCCAATAACCATCATGTTGCTTCTGCTGCCCCGTTGTTAAGTAATCCAAAGGGATCATGGGAAGAGCGATATCATCAACTGAAGATGTTCTTAAGAAAATTGGACGAAGCTGATCAAGAGGAATATCTCCAGA TGCTTCGCTCGTTCTCTCCAGTTGAACTCAGCAGATATGCTGTTGAGGTGGAAAAGAGATCGATTCAGCTTTCACTGGAGGAAG CAAAAGAGTTGCAGCGGGTAACTGCTTTGAATGTCCTGGGAAAATGTATAATGGATTTTAAAGCAGCCTCAACTCATCAAGACCGTTTAGAGAAGTGA
- the LOC108997388 gene encoding uncharacterized protein LOC108997388 isoform X1 produces MLIQMVQQTIDSKFSEYGMGSTENDLPTRDKQLSVAVKKTALRDLQNDNRIMMPNSTENSPLLKDRNPISDALEVSGAKKPSLECPESPPQYQSPSSNAANGHLVYVRRKSEAELGKSSTGDSSSINAECLQSRKLNHQEETTRPKSQMEPKVSCFPAFAPLPMVASMSSSGKPSVPCNLGKPGMALAPVEPNNHHVASAAPLLSNPKGSWEERYHQLKMFLRKLDEADQEEYLQMLRSFSPVELSRYAVEVEKRSIQLSLEEAKELQRVTALNVLGKCIMDFKAASTHQDRLEK; encoded by the exons ATGTTGATTCAGATGGTTCAACAAACAATAGACTCTAAATTCAGTGAATATGGGATGGGAAGTACTGAAAATGACTTGCCTACTCGTGATAAGCAACTGTCTGTTGCTGTAAAGAAGACGGCTTTGAGAGATCTGCAGAATGATAATAGAATTATGATGCCCAACTCTACTGAAAACTCTCCACTTCTGAAGGATAGAAATCCAATTAGTGATGCCCTTGAAGTTTCTGGTGCCAAGAAGCCCTCACTTGAGTGCCCTGAAAGCCCCCCTCAATACCAATCTCCAAGCAGCAATGCTGCAAATGGGCATCTTGTCTATGTACGTAGAAAATCTGAAGCAGAACTAGGCAAGAGCAGCACTGGTGATAGCTCAAGCATTAATGCCGAATGCCTGCAGTCAAGGAAACTCAATCACCAGGAGGAGACCACCCGACCCAAATCCCAGATGGAGCCAAAGGTCTCTTGCTTTCCGGCATTTGCTCCTCTTCCAATGGTGGCATCCATGAGCTCATCTGGAAAACCTTCAGTTCCTTGTAATCTTGGGAAGCCTGGTATGGCGTTAGCACCAGTAGAGCCCAATAACCATCATGTTGCTTCTGCTGCCCCGTTGTTAAGTAATCCAAAGGGATCATGGGAAGAGCGATATCATCAACTGAAGATGTTCTTAAGAAAATTGGACGAAGCTGATCAAGAGGAATATCTCCAGA TGCTTCGCTCGTTCTCTCCAGTTGAACTCAGCAGATATGCTGTTGAGGTGGAAAAGAGATCGATTCAGCTTTCACTGGAGGAAG CAAAAGAGTTGCAGCGGGTAACTGCTTTGAATGTCCTGGGAAAATGTATAATGGATTTTAAAGCAGCCTCAACTCATCAAGACCGTTTAGAGAAGTGA
- the LOC108997388 gene encoding uncharacterized protein LOC108997388 isoform X2, with product MVQQTIDSKFSEYGMGSTENDLPTRDKQLSVAVKKTALRDLQNDNRIMMPNSTENSPLLKDRNPISDALEVSGAKKPSLECPESPPQYQSPSSNAANGHLVYVRRKSEAELGKSSTGDSSSINAECLQSRKLNHQEETTRPKSQMEPKVSCFPAFAPLPMVASMSSSGKPSVPCNLGKPGMALAPVEPNNHHVASAAPLLSNPKGSWEERYHQLKMFLRKLDEADQEEYLQMLRSFSPVELSRYAVEVEKRSIQLSLEEAKELQRVTALNVLGKCIMDFKAASTHQDRLEK from the exons ATGGTTCAACAAACAATAGACTCTAAATTCAGTGAATATGGGATGGGAAGTACTGAAAATGACTTGCCTACTCGTGATAAGCAACTGTCTGTTGCTGTAAAGAAGACGGCTTTGAGAGATCTGCAGAATGATAATAGAATTATGATGCCCAACTCTACTGAAAACTCTCCACTTCTGAAGGATAGAAATCCAATTAGTGATGCCCTTGAAGTTTCTGGTGCCAAGAAGCCCTCACTTGAGTGCCCTGAAAGCCCCCCTCAATACCAATCTCCAAGCAGCAATGCTGCAAATGGGCATCTTGTCTATGTACGTAGAAAATCTGAAGCAGAACTAGGCAAGAGCAGCACTGGTGATAGCTCAAGCATTAATGCCGAATGCCTGCAGTCAAGGAAACTCAATCACCAGGAGGAGACCACCCGACCCAAATCCCAGATGGAGCCAAAGGTCTCTTGCTTTCCGGCATTTGCTCCTCTTCCAATGGTGGCATCCATGAGCTCATCTGGAAAACCTTCAGTTCCTTGTAATCTTGGGAAGCCTGGTATGGCGTTAGCACCAGTAGAGCCCAATAACCATCATGTTGCTTCTGCTGCCCCGTTGTTAAGTAATCCAAAGGGATCATGGGAAGAGCGATATCATCAACTGAAGATGTTCTTAAGAAAATTGGACGAAGCTGATCAAGAGGAATATCTCCAGA TGCTTCGCTCGTTCTCTCCAGTTGAACTCAGCAGATATGCTGTTGAGGTGGAAAAGAGATCGATTCAGCTTTCACTGGAGGAAG CAAAAGAGTTGCAGCGGGTAACTGCTTTGAATGTCCTGGGAAAATGTATAATGGATTTTAAAGCAGCCTCAACTCATCAAGACCGTTTAGAGAAGTGA
- the LOC108997351 gene encoding zinc finger protein ZAT3-like, whose product MTTTTTGSDLCLPSSPSLHEEKARRKKRSKPIRIDGMMELSSSGVVSKPKHAKKPDPSAPKITRPCSECGKKFWSWKALFGHMRCHPERQWRGINPPPNLRRPVALALSSFDGLVMMSQEDHEVAACLLMMANGGNENEGKSKSVADSYHQEIPDSEGLFREEAAEEASFRFECSSCKKVFGSHQALGGHRASHKNVKGCFAITRSDGDQVEDHSGADERDSVEDKVLMVLGSGHKCSICLRVFSSGQALGGHKRCHWEKGDDPSMLSHQGLSHCGTKEGFGLDLNMPAPVEDGSSSSNFSSELTLDLRLGL is encoded by the coding sequence ATGACGACCACCACCACTGGCTCCGATCTCTGCTTACCCTCTTCTCCGTCTCTTCACGAAGAGAAAGCTCGCCGCAAGAAGCGTTCGAAACCGATTAGGATCGATGGAATGATGGAGCTGAGTTCGAGCGGCGTGGTTTCGAAGCCGAAACACGCGAAGAAACCAGACCCAAGTGCTCCCAAGATCACGCGGCCCTGCAGCGAGTGCGGCAAGAAGTTCTGGTCGTGGAAGGCCTTGTTCGGGCACATGCGGTGCCACCCGGAACGACAGTGGCGTGGGATTAATCCCCCGCCGAATCTGCGCAGACCCGTAGCGCTAGCGCTTAGTAGTTTCGATGGTCTGGTGATGATGAGTCAAGAGGATCACGAAGTTGCAGCGTGTTTGTTGATGATGGCCAATGGGGGCAATGAGAATGAGGGTAAGAGCAAGAGTGTTGCTGACAGTTATCATCAAGAGATTCCAGATTCAGAAGGTTTATTTCGAGAGGAGGCGGCTGAGGAGGCGAGTTTCAGGTTTGAGTGTTCGAGTTGTAAGAAGGTGTTTGGGTCGCACCAGGCTTTAGGAGGGCACAGGGCCAGCCACAAGAATGTGAAAGGGTGCTTCGCTATAACGAGGAGTGATGGTGATCAGGTTGAGGATCACAGCGGTGCTGATGAGAGGGATAGCGTGGAGGACAAGGTGTTGATGGTTTTGGGATCAGGGCATAAATGCAGTATTTGTTTGAGGGTGTTTTCTAGTGGGCAAGCTTTGGGTGGGCATAAGAGGTGCCACTGGGAGAAAGGGGATGACCCATCAATGCTAAGCCATCAAGGGCTCAGCCATTGTGGAACAAAGGAGGGTTTTGGGCTGGACTTGAATATGCCTGCCCCAGTGGAAGATGGCTCCTCCTCTTCTAATTTTTCTTCAGAATTGACTTTGGATTTAAGGTTGGGACTATAA